A region of Arabidopsis thaliana chromosome 5, partial sequence DNA encodes the following proteins:
- a CDS encoding nucleolar-like protein, producing MKRFERPRTSIHSQPRTSTSSGKKDQKPRSSSSKGSGVKPLNAAQLVSRVLDATTASEPSSVAVTDSTTGSESSEVYENVNVHYMDDANEKSRTDGNLVGCEEEEGNGDESDTETNNGSVSWSQCELFSPEEKKSERPSMVSKSKSSQDRPLTSKGRTNIADSVRSRSNTFHSTARKTVRSSKSQAKALSDFSSYRSSENNKAFSSASPVDSTPFEEGKEDDEFEDALNSVHNNESDNETLVYKEKKRSDVEKVLAQKIETMEARIEKLEEELREVAALEMSLYSVFPEHGSSSHKLHKPARNLSRLYALARKNQSENKIISVTKNIVSGLSLLLKSCGSDVSRLTYWLSNTVMLREIISLDFGSSKLNGLNSLKEDWGDVRTLIAALRRVESCFFTQAVESIWSQVMMVHMIPQGVDSTMGEMIGNFSEPATCDRLQESFSVNLWKEAFEEALQRLCPVQATRRQCGCLHVLTRMVMEQCIVRLDVAMFNAILRESAHHIPTDSASDPIADSRVLPIPAGVLSFESGVKLKNTVSYWSRLLTDIFGIDVEQKMQRGDETFKPFHLLNELSDLLMLPKEMFVDSSTRDEVCPSIGLSLIKRIVCNFTPDEFCPYPVPGTVLEELNAQSILENRSLSRDTARGFPRQVNPVSYSPPSCSHLTDIVAEFSVKLKLSMTHKNGYSSNEKVETPRSPPYYNVIKGAVAKDNLNLSETNERYRLLGEA from the exons ATGAAAAGATTCGAGAGGCCAAGAACTTCGATTCACTCGCAGCCAAGGACCAGTACCAGTTCAGGTAAGAAAGATCAGAAGCCgcgtagtagtagtagtaaaGGATCTGGTGTGAAACCGTTGAATGCGGCTCAGCTGGTTTCTAGAGTTTTAGATGCAACAACAGCTTCTGAGCCTTCTTCAGTCGCTGTAACTGATTCAACTACTGGATCAGAGTCTTCTGAAGTCTATGAGAATGTGAATGTGCATTACATGGATGATGCTAATGAGAAATCAAGAACTGATGGCAATCTAGTGggttgtgaagaagaagaaggtaatgGTGATGAATCAGACACTGAGACAAACAATGGGTCTGTTTCTTGGTCTCAATGTGAACTGTTTTCCcctgaagagaagaaatcagaaaGACCATCAATGGTTTCCAAAAGTAAAAGCTCTCAGGATAGACCTTTAACATCTAAAGGACGTACTAATATTGCTGATTCGGTTAGATCTCGATCCAATACCTTCCACAGTACTGCTAGAAAGACAGTAAGATCGAGTAAGAGTCAGGCAAAAGCTTTGTCTGATTTCTCCTCTTATAGAAGCTCTGAAAACAACAAGGCTTTCTCTTCTGCTTCACCAGTTGATTCAACGCCTTTTGAGGAGgggaaagaagatgatgagtttgaAGATGCTTTGAATAGCGTTCATAACAATGAGAGTGATAATGAAACACTTGTgtacaaggagaagaaaaggagTGATGTGGAGAAAGTCTTAGCTCAAAAGATTGAGACCATGGAAGCTCGAATCGagaaacttgaagaagagtTGAGAGAAGTGGCTGCTCTTGAGATGTCACTATACTCTGTATTTCCAGAACATGGGAGCTCATCACACAAGTTGCATAAACCTGCAAGAAATCTTTCTAGACTCTATGCACTTGCTAGAAAAAATCAGAGTGAAAACAAGATAATCTCAGTAACCAAAAACATTGTGTCTGGTCTGTCCTTGTTGCTGAAATCCTGTGGAAGTGATGTATCGAG GTTAACTTACTGGTTGTCCAACACTGTCATGTTGCGAGAGATCATTTCACTGGATTTTGGTAGCTCAAAGCTAAATGGATTAAATTCTCTTAAAGAAGATTGGGGTGATGTGAGAACTCTGATAGCGGCATTAAGAAGAGTTGAATCATGTTTTTTCACCCAAGCAGTTGAATCTATCTGGTCACAG GTAATGATGGTTCATATGATACCTCAAGGAGTAGACTCGACGATGGGTGAAATGATCGGTAATTTTTCAGAACCAGCAACATGTGACCGGTTACAAGAGAGCTTTTCTGTTAACCTATGGAAAGAAGCTTTTGAGGAGGCTCTTCAACGGCTATGTCCTGTTCAGGCAACAAGGCGTCAATGTGGTTGTTTGCATGTGTTGACCAGAATG GTTATGGAGCAATGCATTGTAAGACTTGATGTGGCTATGTTCAATGCTATTCTCCGTGAGTCGGCTCATCACATACCGACTGACTCTGCCTCTGATCCCATTGCTGACTCAAGAGTTCTGCCAATTCCAGCAGGGGTTTTGAGCTTTGAATCTGgagtaaaactgaaaaacacG GTTAGTTACTGGTCGAGATTGCTTACAGACATCTTTGGGATTGATGTTGAGCAAAAAATGCAGAGAGGAGATGAGACATTTAAACCTTTCCACTTGCTCAATGAACTGAGTGATCTCCTTATGCTTCCAAAAGAAATGTTTGTGGACAGTTCCACCAGAGATGAG GTCTGCCCATCAATTGGCCTGAGTTTGATAAAAAGGATAGTATGCAATTTCACCCCCGATGAATTCTGCCCGTATCCTGTTCCAGGAACTGTGCTTGAGGAACTCAACGCTCAG AGCATACTTGAGAATAGAAGCTTATCTAGAGATACAGCTAGAGGCTTTCCTCGGCAAGTCAATCCGGTTTCATATTCTCCTCCTTCTTGTAGCCACTTGACAGACATTGTTGCAGAGTTCAGTGTCAAACTTAAGCTTTCTATGACACACAAAAATGGATACAGCAGCAACGAGAAGGTAGAAACACCAAGATCTCCTCCATACTACAACGTCATCAAAGGGGCTGTAGCGAAGGATAACCTCAATCTTTCTGAGACTAATGAAAGATACAGACTCCTTGGAGAAGCCTAA
- the OBF5 gene encoding OCS-element binding factor 5 (OCS-element binding factor 5 (OBF5); CONTAINS InterPro DOMAIN/s: Basic-leucine zipper (bZIP) transcription factor (InterPro:IPR004827), bZIP transcription factor, bZIP-1 (InterPro:IPR011616); BEST Arabidopsis thaliana protein match is: TGACG motif-binding factor 6 (TAIR:AT3G12250.2); Has 35333 Blast hits to 34131 proteins in 2444 species: Archae - 798; Bacteria - 22429; Metazoa - 974; Fungi - 991; Plants - 531; Viruses - 0; Other Eukaryotes - 9610 (source: NCBI BLink).) → MGDTSPRTSVSTDGDTDHNNLMFDEGHLGIGASDSSDRSKSKMDQKTLRRLAQNREAARKSRLRKKAYVQQLENSRLKLTQLEQELQRARQQGVFISSSGDQAHSTAGDGAMAFDVEYRRWQEDKNRQMKELSSAIDSHATDSELRIIVDGVIAHYEELYRIKGNAAKSDVFHLLSGMWKTPAERCFLWLGGFRSSELLKLIASQLEPLTEQQSLDINNLQQSSQQAEDALSQGMDNLQQSLADTLSSGTLGSSSSGNVASYMGQMAMAMGKLGTLEGFIRQADNLRLQTYQQMVRLLTTRQSARALLAVHNYTLRLRALSSLWLARPRE, encoded by the exons atgggagATACTAGTCCAAGAACATCAGTCTCAACAGATGGAGACACTGATCATAATAACCTAATG TTCGATGAAGGGCATTTGGGTATCGGTGCTTCTGATTCTAGTGACCGTTCAAAGAGTAAAATGGATCAAAAG ACGCTTCGTAGGCTCGCTCAAAACCGTGAGGCTGCAAGGAAAAGCAGATTGAGGAAGAAA GCATATGTTCAGCAGCTAGAGAACAGTCGATTGAAGCTAACACAACTTGAGCAGGAGCTACAAAGAGCACGGCAACAG GGTGTCTTTATCTCAAGCTCTGGAGACCAAGCCCATTCTACCGCTGGAGATG GGGCAATGGCATTTGATGTAGAATACAGACGATGGCAGGAAGATAAAAACAGACAGATGAAGGAGCTGAGTTCTGCTATAGATTCTCACGCGACTGATTCTGAGCTTCGGATAATTGTAGATGGAGTAATAGCTCACTATGAGGAGCTTTACAGGATAAAAGGCAACGCAGCTAAGAGTGATGTCTTCCATTTATTATCAGGGATGTGGAAAACCCCAGCTGAGAGATGTTTCTTGTGGCTCGGCGGTTTCCGTTCATCAGAACTTCTCAAG CTTATAGCGAGTCAGTTGGAGCCCTTGACAGAACAACAATCGCTAGACATAAATAACTTGCAACAGTCTTCTCAGCAAGCAGAAGATGCTTTGTCTCAAGGGATGGACAACTTACAGCAATCACTCGCTGATACTTTATCGAGTGGGACTCTCGGTTCAAGTTCATCAGGGAATGTAGCTAGCTACATGGGTCAGATGGCCATGGCGATGGGGAAGTTAGGTACCCTTGAAGGATTTATCCGCCAG GCTGATAACTTAAGGCTACAAACATATCAACAGATGGTGAGACTATTAACAACCCGACAATCGGCTCGTGCTCTCCTTGCAGTACACAATTATACATTGCGGTTACGTGCTCTTAGCTCTCTATGGCTTGCCAGACCAAGAGAGTGA
- the OBF5 gene encoding OCS-element binding factor 5, protein MQFDEGHLGIGASDSSDRSKSKMDQKTLRRLAQNREAARKSRLRKKAYVQQLENSRLKLTQLEQELQRARQQGVFISSSGDQAHSTAGDGAMAFDVEYRRWQEDKNRQMKELSSAIDSHATDSELRIIVDGVIAHYEELYRIKGNAAKSDVFHLLSGMWKTPAERCFLWLGGFRSSELLKLIASQLEPLTEQQSLDINNLQQSSQQAEDALSQGMDNLQQSLADTLSSGTLGSSSSGNVASYMGQMAMAMGKLGTLEGFIRQADNLRLQTYQQMVRLLTTRQSARALLAVHNYTLRLRALSSLWLARPRE, encoded by the exons ATGCAGTTCGATGAAGGGCATTTGGGTATCGGTGCTTCTGATTCTAGTGACCGTTCAAAGAGTAAAATGGATCAAAAG ACGCTTCGTAGGCTCGCTCAAAACCGTGAGGCTGCAAGGAAAAGCAGATTGAGGAAGAAA GCATATGTTCAGCAGCTAGAGAACAGTCGATTGAAGCTAACACAACTTGAGCAGGAGCTACAAAGAGCACGGCAACAG GGTGTCTTTATCTCAAGCTCTGGAGACCAAGCCCATTCTACCGCTGGAGATG GGGCAATGGCATTTGATGTAGAATACAGACGATGGCAGGAAGATAAAAACAGACAGATGAAGGAGCTGAGTTCTGCTATAGATTCTCACGCGACTGATTCTGAGCTTCGGATAATTGTAGATGGAGTAATAGCTCACTATGAGGAGCTTTACAGGATAAAAGGCAACGCAGCTAAGAGTGATGTCTTCCATTTATTATCAGGGATGTGGAAAACCCCAGCTGAGAGATGTTTCTTGTGGCTCGGCGGTTTCCGTTCATCAGAACTTCTCAAG CTTATAGCGAGTCAGTTGGAGCCCTTGACAGAACAACAATCGCTAGACATAAATAACTTGCAACAGTCTTCTCAGCAAGCAGAAGATGCTTTGTCTCAAGGGATGGACAACTTACAGCAATCACTCGCTGATACTTTATCGAGTGGGACTCTCGGTTCAAGTTCATCAGGGAATGTAGCTAGCTACATGGGTCAGATGGCCATGGCGATGGGGAAGTTAGGTACCCTTGAAGGATTTATCCGCCAG GCTGATAACTTAAGGCTACAAACATATCAACAGATGGTGAGACTATTAACAACCCGACAATCGGCTCGTGCTCTCCTTGCAGTACACAATTATACATTGCGGTTACGTGCTCTTAGCTCTCTATGGCTTGCCAGACCAAGAGAGTGA
- a CDS encoding Leucine-rich repeat receptor-like protein kinase family protein (Leucine-rich repeat receptor-like protein kinase family protein; FUNCTIONS IN: kinase activity; INVOLVED IN: protein amino acid phosphorylation; LOCATED IN: endomembrane system; EXPRESSED IN: 15 plant structures; EXPRESSED DURING: 6 growth stages; CONTAINS InterPro DOMAIN/s: Protein kinase, catalytic domain (InterPro:IPR000719), Leucine-rich repeat-containing N-terminal domain, type 2 (InterPro:IPR013210), Leucine-rich repeat (InterPro:IPR001611), Serine-threonine/tyrosine-protein kinase (InterPro:IPR001245), Protein kinase-like domain (InterPro:IPR011009); BEST Arabidopsis thaliana protein match is: HAESA-like 1 (TAIR:AT1G28440.1); Has 1807 Blast hits to 1807 proteins in 277 species: Archae - 0; Bacteria - 0; Metazoa - 736; Fungi - 347; Plants - 385; Viruses - 0; Other Eukaryotes - 339 (source: NCBI BLink).) → MATRFKHQFSISLALTFFFFFTKTFSFTENEELGNLLRFKASFDDPKGSLSGWFNTSSSHHCNWTGITCTRAPTLYVSSINLQSLNLSGEISDSICDLPYLTHLDLSLNFFNQPIPLQLSRCVTLETLNLSSNLIWGTIPDQISEFSSLKVIDFSSNHVEGMIPEDLGLLFNLQVLNLGSNLLTGIVPPAIGKLSELVVLDLSENSYLVSEIPSFLGKLDKLEQLLLHRSGFHGEIPTSFVGLTSLRTLDLSLNNLSGEIPRSLGPSLKNLVSLDVSQNKLSGSFPSGICSGKRLINLSLHSNFFEGSLPNSIGECLSLERLQVQNNGFSGEFPVVLWKLPRIKIIRADNNRFTGQVPESVSLASALEQVEIVNNSFSGEIPHGLGLVKSLYKFSASQNRFSGELPPNFCDSPVLSIVNISHNRLLGKIPELKNCKKLVSLSLAGNAFTGEIPPSLADLHVLTYLDLSDNSLTGLIPQGLQNLKLALFNVSFNGLSGEVPHSLVSGLPASFLQGNPELCGPGLPNSCSSDRSNFHKKGGKALVLSLICLALAIATFLAVLYRYSRKKVQFKSTWRSEFYYPFKLTEHELMKVVNESCPSGSEVYVLSLSSGELLAVKKLVNSKNISSKSLKAQVRTIAKIRHKNITRILGFCFKDEMIFLIYEFTQNGSLHDMLSRAGDQLPWSIRLKIALGVAQALAYISKDYVPHLLHRNLKSANIFLDKDFEPKLSDFALDHIVGETAFQSLVHANTNSCYTAPENHYSKKATEDMDVYSFGVVLLELVTGQSAEKAEEGSSGESLDIVKQVRRKINLTDGAAQVLDQKILSDSCQSDMRKTLDIALDCTAVAAEKRPSLVKVIKLLEGISSSVSPVSA, encoded by the exons ATGGCTACCAGATTCAAGCACCAGTTTTCAATCTCACTAGCCTtgacattcttcttcttcttcaccaagaCCTTCTCTTTCACAGAGAACGAGGAACTTGGTAACCTTCTCAGATTCAAAGCCTCCTTTGATGATCCAAAAGGCTCTCTTTCAGGTTGGTTTAACACTTCTTCTTCGCACCATTGTAACTGGACTGGTATCACATGTACTAGAGCTCCTACTCTTTACGTCTCTTCCATTAACCttcaaagtttgaatctttctgGTGAAATCTCTGACTCCATTTGTGACCTCCCTTACCTCACTCACCTTGACCTCTCCTTGAACTTCTTCAATCAGCCTATCCCACTTCAGTTGTCTCGTTGTGTTACTTTAGAGACTCTTAATCTCAGCTCTAATCTCATCTGGGGCACAATCCCTGATCAGATTTCTGAGTTTAGTTCCTTGAAAGTTATTGACTTTAGCAGTAACCATGTCGAAGGTATGATTCCAGAAGATTTAGGGTTATTGTTTAATCTCCAAGTTCTCAACTTGGGAAGTAATTTGCTCACTGGTATCGTCCCTCCTGCTATTGGGAAGCTAAGTGAGcttgttgttcttgatttgTCTGAAAACAGCTATTTGGTTAGTGAGATTCCTTCTTTTCTTGGGAAGCTAGACAAGCTTGAACAGCTTCTGTTGCATAGGTCAGGGTTCCATGGAGAGATTCCTACTTCGTTTGTTGGTTTGACAAGTTTGAGAACCTTGGATCTGAGTTTGAACAACCTGAGTGGTGAGATTCCTCGATCATTAGGCCCTTCTCTCAAGAACTTAGTGTCTCTTGATGTCTCACAGAATAAGTTATCTGGCTCTTTCCCTAGTGGCATTTGCAGTGGTAAAAGGCTTATTAACCTTTCTCTCCACTCGAATTTCTTTGAAGGGTCATTGCCTAACTCCATTGGTGAATGCCTTAGTCTGGAGAGGCTTCAAGTGCAGAACAATGGATTTTCTGGTGAGTTTCCAGTTGTGTTGTGGAAATTACCCAGGATTAAGATTATTAGAGCGGATAATAATCGGTTCACAGGTCAAGTGCCAGAGTCTGTGTCTTTGGCTTCTGCATTGGAGCAAGTTGAGATAGTCAACAATTCCTTTTCTGGTGAAATCCCACATGGTCTTGGATTGGTTAAGAGCTTGTATAAGTTTTCTGCTTCACAAAACCGGTTTAGTGGAGAGTTACCGCCGAATTTTTGCGACTCACCTGTCCTTAGTATTGTAAACATCTCTCACAATAGGCTCTTAGGAAAGATCCCAGAACTGAAAAACTGCAAGAAGCTTGTCTCTTTGTCTCTAGCAGGCAATGCATTCACCGGAGAAATCCCGCCATCACTTGCTGATTTACATGTTCTGACCTATCTTGATCTATCTGATAATAGTCTTACTGGTTTGATCCCTCAAGGCTTACAGAACCTAAAGCTTGCTCTTTTTAACGTGTCATTCAATGGATTATCAGGTGAGGTACCTCACTCTCTGGTCTCCGGGTTACCAGCTTCCTTTCTGCAAGGAAATCCTGAGCTTTGTGGACCCGGTTTACCCAATTCTTGCTCCTCTGATCGGTCTAACTTCCATAAAAAAGGTGGTAAAGCGTTGGTGTTATCTTTGATATGTTTAGCACTTGCTATTGCCACTTTCCTTGCGGTGTTATATCGTTATTCTCGAAAGAAAGTGCAATTCAAGAGTACTTGGCGCTCGGAGTTTTATTATCCCTTCAAGTTAACTGAGCATGAGTTGATGAAAGTGGTGAATGAAAGTTGTCCTTCCGGAAGTGAAGTATACGTTCTCAGTTTATCTAGTGGGGAGTTATTAGCTGTGAAGAAGCTTGTGAATTCTAAGAATATATCCTCGAAATCTCTGAAAGCTCAAGTGAGAACCATAGCAAAGATACGGCATAAGAACATTACTCGAATTCTTGGGTTTTGCTTCAAAGACGAGATGATCTTCTTGATCTATGAATTCACACAAAATGGTAGCTTACATGATATGCTATCGAGAGCTGGCGACCAACTGCCGTGGAGTATTAGGTTGAAGATAGCACTAGGTGTTGCTCAAGCATTGGCTTACATTAGCAAAGACTATGTGCCACACTTACTCCATAGGAACCTAAAATCAGCAAACATTTTCTTGGACAAAGATTTCGAACCCAAGCTCTCTGATTTTGCTCTTGACCATATCGTTGGAGAAACTGCTTTTCAGTCTCTGGTACATGCAAACACCAACTCCTGCTATACTGCACCAG AAAACCATTACAGCAAGAAAGCAACAGAAGATATGGATGTTTACAGTTTTGGTGTTGTATTACTAGAACTTGTAACGGGACAAAGCGCagagaaagcagaagaaggCTCTTCTGGGGAGTCCCTTGACATAGTGAAGCAGGTCAGGAGGAAGATAAACCTGACAGATGGAGCTGCACAAGTTCTTGACCAAAAGATCTTGTCCGATTCTTGCCAATCAGACATGCGAAAGACCTTAGACATTGCTCTAGATTGCACCGCCGTTGCTGCAGAGAAACGACCTTCACTGGTTAAAGTTATTAAACTGCTTGAGGGTATTAGTTCTTCTGTCTCACCAGTTTCCGCATAA
- the AHBP-1B gene encoding bZIP transcription factor family protein (AHBP-1B; CONTAINS InterPro DOMAIN/s: Basic-leucine zipper (bZIP) transcription factor (InterPro:IPR004827), bZIP transcription factor, bZIP-1 (InterPro:IPR011616); BEST Arabidopsis thaliana protein match is: TGACG motif-binding factor 6 (TAIR:AT3G12250.2); Has 35333 Blast hits to 34131 proteins in 2444 species: Archae - 798; Bacteria - 22429; Metazoa - 974; Fungi - 991; Plants - 531; Viruses - 0; Other Eukaryotes - 9610 (source: NCBI BLink).): MADTSPRTDVSTDDDTDHPDLGSEGALVNTAASDSSDRSKGKMDQKTLRRLAQNREAARKSRLRKKAYVQQLENSRLKLTQLEQELQRARQQGVFISGTGDQAHSTGGNGALAFDAEHSRWLEEKNKQMNELRSALNAHAGDSELRIIVDGVMAHYEELFRIKSNAAKNDVFHLLSGMWKTPAERCFLWLGGFRSSELLKLLANQLEPMTERQLMGINNLQQTSQQAEDALSQGMESLQQSLADTLSSGTLGSSSSGNVASYMGQMAMAMGKLGTLEGFIRQADNLRLQTLQQMIRVLTTRQSARALLAIHDYFSRLRALSSLWLARPRE; this comes from the exons ATGGCTGATACCAGTCCGAGAACTGATGTCTCAACAGATGACGACACAGATCATCCTGATCTTGGG TCGGAGGGAGCACTAGTGAATACTGCTGCTTCTGATTCGAGTGACCGATCGAAGGGAAAGATGGATCAAAAG ACTCTTCGTAGGCTTGCTCAAAACCGTGAGGCAGCAAGGAAAAGCAGATTGAGGAAGAAG GCTTATGTTCAGCAGCTAGAGAACAGCCGCTTGAAACTAACCCAGCTTGAGCAGGAGCTGCAAAGAGCAAGACAGCAG GGCGTCTTCATTTCAGGCACAGGAGACCAGGCCCATTCTACTGGTGGAAATG GTGCTTTGGCGTTTGATGCTGAACATTCACGGTGGTtggaagaaaagaacaagCAAATGAACGAGCTGAGGTCTGCTCTGAATGCGCATGCAGGTGATTCTGAGCTTCGAATAATAGTCGATGGTGTGATGGCTCACTATGAGGAGCTTTTCAGGATAAAGAGCAATGCAGCTAAGAATGATGTCTTTCACTTGCTATCTGGCATGTGGAAAACACCAGCTGAGAGATGTTTCTTGTGGCTCGGTGGATTTCGTTCATCCGAACTTCTAAAG CTTCTGGCGAATCAGTTGGAGCCAATGACAGAGAGACAGTTGATGGGCATAAATAACCTGCAACAGACATCGCAGCAGGCTGAAGATGCTTTGTCTCAAGGGATGGAGAGCTTACAACAGTCACTAGCTGATACTTTATCGAGCGGGACTCTTGGTTCAAGTTCATCAGGGAATGTCGCAAGCTACATGGGTCAGATGGCCATGGCAATGGGAAAGTTAGGTACACTCGAAGGATTTATCCGCCAG GCTGATAATTTGAGACTACAAACATTGCAACAGATGATAAGAGTATTAACAACGAGACAGTCAGCACGTGCTCTACTTGCAATACACGATTACTTCTCACGGCTACGAGCTCTAAGCTCCTTATGGCTTGCTCGACCCAGAGAGTGA